The Candidatus Bathyarchaeota archaeon genome has a segment encoding these proteins:
- a CDS encoding KaiC domain-containing protein — MVIKGERIDVGIPGMNEILHGGLPRRNIVLLSGGPGTGKSIFGQQFLYTGFKLGEPGVLVTLEEHPVQVRINMDRFGWEPRKYEQEGKFAIVDAFTSGVGEAAKKERYVVRDPDDVPSFLDVIRRAITEINAERVVIDSVSTLYMTKPMMARSTLMLIKKVLAGLGCTGFLISQVSVTDRGFGGPGVEHAADGIIRLDLDEFQGELKRSIIIWKMRGTGHSMRRHPFNITNKGIIVYPDKIVKITPRGFFEGGESQ, encoded by the coding sequence ATGGTAATTAAAGGCGAACGCATAGACGTCGGAATACCGGGAATGAATGAAATATTACATGGCGGATTACCAAGAAGAAATATTGTTCTGCTTTCCGGAGGACCGGGAACTGGAAAGTCCATTTTCGGCCAGCAGTTCCTTTATACAGGCTTCAAGCTTGGAGAACCGGGCGTATTAGTGACTTTAGAAGAACATCCAGTTCAAGTTAGAATTAACATGGATCGTTTCGGGTGGGAACCAAGAAAATATGAGCAGGAAGGAAAATTTGCGATTGTTGACGCTTTCACTTCCGGAGTAGGAGAGGCGGCTAAGAAGGAACGTTATGTTGTTAGGGATCCAGACGATGTACCAAGCTTTTTGGATGTAATAAGACGGGCAATAACCGAAATAAACGCTGAAAGAGTAGTAATAGATTCTGTTTCGACGCTTTACATGACAAAGCCCATGATGGCGAGATCAACTTTAATGTTGATAAAAAAGGTTTTAGCAGGACTAGGATGCACGGGATTTTTAATTTCTCAAGTAAGCGTAACCGATCGGGGCTTTGGAGGGCCAGGAGTAGAGCATGCAGCAGACGGTATAATACGGCTTGACCTAGACGAATTCCAAGGAGAGCTTAAACGTTCAATAATTATTTGGAAAATGCGGGGGACTGGCCACTCAATGCGAAGACATCCATTCAACATTACGAATAAGGGAATTATAGTTTACCCAGATAAAATTGTGAAAATAACCCCAAGAGGATTTTTTGAAGGAGGTGAAAGCCAGTGA
- a CDS encoding DUF4392 domain-containing protein: protein MDENIGYIGEGIDRLVTLDVRARGVIYNLYDAARKLVDSPLTLTAARRIVETVKNGNAVIITTGFRVLPQKVQETDGPLGAAALAKSLIKAFNANPIVVIEEPSREIMASTLRALGINPVINEADFKKGENSVLILDFPFELENAIEAAKRIVEKYKPSLVFATEKAGRNVKGEYHTMRGVNISSFHAKIEPLIEEARSRGILTIGVGDGGNEVGMGNIREAIEKFVPYAKECQCPCKGGIAAESKVDLLVVASISNWGVYGIEACIAALTENMEALHTAEEEEEMLRNSIKAGAVDGVTSKPELSVDSAPLKVHTSIIRILEGLIGK from the coding sequence ATGGATGAAAATATAGGATATATTGGTGAAGGAATCGACAGGCTAGTCACCTTAGACGTTAGAGCGCGAGGAGTCATCTACAACCTTTATGATGCAGCCCGAAAATTGGTTGATAGTCCATTAACGCTTACTGCCGCCCGAAGAATAGTTGAAACCGTAAAAAACGGGAACGCTGTCATAATAACAACAGGATTTAGAGTATTACCTCAAAAAGTTCAAGAAACCGACGGTCCGCTTGGAGCAGCTGCTTTAGCCAAATCGTTAATTAAGGCATTTAACGCGAATCCCATTGTTGTGATAGAGGAACCTTCAAGGGAAATAATGGCCTCAACCTTACGTGCATTAGGAATTAACCCTGTAATAAATGAAGCAGATTTCAAAAAGGGAGAAAACTCTGTTTTAATCCTTGACTTTCCATTCGAACTTGAAAATGCTATCGAAGCTGCCAAAAGAATAGTTGAGAAGTATAAACCCTCACTAGTTTTTGCAACTGAAAAGGCTGGAAGAAACGTTAAGGGAGAATATCACACTATGAGAGGTGTAAACATAAGTTCTTTCCACGCTAAAATAGAACCTTTAATTGAGGAAGCCCGCAGCCGAGGCATTTTAACCATAGGAGTTGGAGATGGAGGAAACGAAGTCGGCATGGGAAACATACGGGAAGCAATCGAAAAGTTCGTTCCGTACGCAAAAGAATGTCAATGCCCCTGCAAGGGAGGAATAGCCGCTGAATCAAAAGTTGATTTGCTAGTTGTAGCTTCAATTTCTAACTGGGGAGTCTACGGCATAGAAGCATGCATAGCGGCATTAACCGAAAATATGGAAGCTTTACACACTGCCGAAGAAGAGGAAGAAATGCTCAGAAACTCAATAAAAGCGGGAGCTGTAGACGGCGTTACAAGTAAACCAGAACTTTCAGTTGACAGCGCTCCACTAAAGGTTCATACTTCAATCATTAGAATATTAGAGGGGCTAATAGGTAAATAA
- a CDS encoding 2-oxoacid:ferredoxin oxidoreductase subunit beta produces the protein MSLAKEELTLHPLAKYLRVDRFPPIWCAGCGCGIILNTFVRAVDELGLDVDKMVVVSGIGCMGRIAGYLYMDSFHTTHGRPIAVATGIKLANPELNVSVISGDGDLFAIGGNHFIHAARRNIDMTVICSNNFNYGMTGGQVGPTTPLKAYTTTTPYGNIEQPFNLVHLAAASGAVYVARWTAFHVRRLKESIKKALQKKGFKFIEVISPCPTLYGRYNRMGDPVQIMKWYKEVSEINHGIDPAKAEISSSRIVVGEFVDIEKPAYDELVRKLISDVQEKLRGS, from the coding sequence TTGAGTTTAGCAAAGGAAGAGCTCACCCTCCACCCACTTGCAAAGTATCTTAGAGTTGACAGGTTTCCGCCGATTTGGTGCGCTGGATGCGGATGCGGAATAATTCTCAACACCTTCGTTAGGGCAGTGGATGAGCTTGGCTTAGATGTTGACAAGATGGTTGTAGTTTCTGGAATCGGCTGCATGGGAAGGATTGCAGGCTACTTATACATGGATTCATTTCACACAACCCACGGCCGACCAATTGCAGTTGCCACTGGAATAAAACTTGCAAATCCCGAATTGAACGTTTCAGTTATAAGCGGAGACGGAGACCTATTCGCAATTGGAGGAAACCATTTCATACATGCAGCAAGAAGAAACATTGACATGACTGTTATCTGCTCAAACAACTTCAATTATGGAATGACTGGAGGCCAGGTTGGGCCTACAACTCCTCTTAAAGCGTATACAACAACAACACCCTACGGAAATATTGAACAACCATTCAATCTTGTTCATTTGGCAGCCGCCTCTGGAGCCGTTTACGTTGCAAGATGGACGGCATTCCACGTTAGAAGATTAAAAGAATCAATAAAGAAGGCCTTACAGAAAAAGGGTTTCAAATTCATCGAGGTTATTTCCCCATGTCCAACACTTTACGGCAGATATAACCGCATGGGAGACCCAGTGCAGATAATGAAATGGTATAAAGAAGTTTCCGAAATTAACCACGGCATAGACCCGGCAAAAGCCGAAATTTCCTCTTCAAGAATAGTTGTAGGCGAATTTGTTGACATTGAGAAGCCAGCCTATGACGAACTTGTTAGAAAGCTTATTTCAGACGTTCAAGAAAAATTGAGGGGGAGCTAA
- a CDS encoding bis-aminopropyl spermidine synthase family protein codes for MRKVENQILTELALSKKTIWELLETSNFPLKDFVKAVKTLYNKGLVRADEEGLYLTEKGKKKVDPKILEFESELCPKCLGKRVILGRKFKEILREFKKIVKERPRPTLDFFQGYMQEQDVVARVAFMHYYGDVYRKDFILIGDDDLLSIALSLSNLPSRIVVLDIDKRLGEFLKKVNKEYGFNIEFKNYNVADPLPKSLLGKFDVFSSEPLETLTGLKAFVSRGVSCLKENGVGYFGLTILEASHEKWLAIQKFLGRMNCVITDIIRGFSIYPMDYGTVNYEKFAYNLGFPVGKNPGINWYKSALYRFEVLGKPKLIVDPNKRLRIKFIDPEEDITHPMLY; via the coding sequence ATGAGAAAAGTGGAAAATCAGATATTAACCGAGCTTGCCCTCTCAAAGAAGACCATTTGGGAACTTCTCGAAACCAGTAATTTCCCGCTAAAAGACTTCGTTAAGGCGGTAAAAACTCTGTATAATAAAGGATTAGTTAGGGCAGACGAGGAAGGCTTATATTTAACTGAGAAGGGCAAGAAAAAGGTTGACCCTAAAATTTTAGAATTTGAAAGCGAACTTTGTCCTAAATGTCTTGGGAAACGTGTAATTTTAGGAAGAAAGTTTAAAGAAATTTTAAGAGAGTTTAAGAAGATAGTTAAAGAAAGGCCTCGTCCAACCCTCGACTTTTTCCAAGGGTATATGCAAGAGCAAGATGTTGTGGCGAGAGTTGCGTTTATGCATTATTACGGCGACGTTTACCGCAAAGACTTCATTTTAATAGGCGACGACGATTTGCTAAGCATAGCTCTCTCGTTAAGCAACCTTCCTTCAAGAATAGTTGTCTTAGACATTGATAAGAGACTTGGGGAATTTCTGAAGAAAGTGAACAAAGAGTACGGATTTAACATAGAGTTCAAAAACTATAACGTTGCAGATCCATTACCCAAGAGTCTCTTGGGAAAATTCGACGTTTTCTCTTCGGAGCCTCTTGAAACTTTAACTGGCTTAAAGGCTTTCGTAAGCAGAGGTGTAAGCTGCTTAAAAGAAAACGGTGTAGGATACTTCGGATTAACGATTCTTGAGGCTTCTCATGAAAAATGGCTAGCAATTCAAAAGTTTCTCGGCAGAATGAACTGCGTAATCACAGACATAATTCGAGGATTTTCAATTTATCCAATGGATTACGGAACGGTAAATTATGAAAAGTTCGCTTATAATCTAGGCTTTCCAGTTGGAAAAAACCCTGGAATAAACTGGTATAAATCAGCCCTTTACAGATTTGAAGTTTTAGGAAAGCCAAAACTGATTGTGGATCCAAACAAAAGGTTGCGCATAAAGTTTATTGATCCAGAAGAGGATATTACTCATCCAATGCTCTACTAA
- the speD gene encoding adenosylmethionine decarboxylase, whose protein sequence is MGIHVIAEFLGVNPEKISRVEKTREILDRVIAKSGLHAISSSFHQFEPYGVSAVYLLSESHLSVHTWPEYEYAALDIFTCGDDEPALRAFELLVEEFEPKVVEKKIIRREPYEKSGKSDINRACPLKEDHLGTSRNQ, encoded by the coding sequence ATGGGCATCCACGTTATCGCCGAATTTCTCGGCGTGAATCCGGAAAAGATTTCGCGGGTTGAAAAGACCCGAGAGATTTTGGATAGGGTAATTGCTAAATCAGGTCTTCATGCCATATCTTCAAGTTTTCATCAATTTGAGCCCTATGGGGTTTCAGCTGTCTACCTTTTAAGTGAGTCTCACCTGAGTGTTCATACATGGCCAGAATATGAGTATGCAGCTCTAGACATCTTCACGTGTGGAGATGACGAGCCGGCTTTAAGGGCCTTTGAACTACTCGTTGAAGAGTTCGAGCCCAAAGTTGTGGAAAAGAAAATAATTAGGAGGGAACCATATGAGAAAAGTGGAAAATCAGATATTAACCGAGCTTGCCCTCTCAAAGAAGACCATTTGGGAACTTCTCGAAACCAGTAA
- a CDS encoding 2-oxoacid:ferredoxin oxidoreductase subunit gamma, translating to MRIEIRIAGFGGQGIIRTGLMTATAACVFEDKNAVQTQSYGPESRGGRCRSEVIISDEEIDYPKVERPDILIIMSQEAYNEYVDTLKEGGLLLVDPDMVPNQREGLNVKVYEVPATRIAEELGKKIVANVVMLGALTAITKIVDAEAMRKSILRNIPKGTEKLNLMAFERGLEYGKALLKMKG from the coding sequence ATGCGCATTGAAATTAGGATTGCGGGGTTCGGTGGACAAGGCATCATAAGAACAGGACTTATGACAGCCACAGCAGCCTGCGTATTTGAGGACAAGAACGCTGTTCAAACACAATCTTATGGGCCGGAATCCAGGGGAGGCCGCTGCAGGTCAGAAGTCATAATTTCAGATGAGGAAATAGATTATCCAAAAGTTGAGCGGCCGGACATACTAATCATAATGTCGCAGGAAGCCTATAACGAGTACGTTGACACATTAAAGGAGGGAGGCTTGCTACTGGTTGACCCAGACATGGTTCCAAACCAAAGAGAGGGCTTAAACGTCAAAGTCTACGAAGTTCCAGCGACGAGAATAGCTGAGGAACTTGGAAAGAAAATAGTTGCCAACGTAGTTATGCTCGGAGCCCTAACAGCGATAACAAAGATAGTAGACGCAGAAGCCATGAGAAAATCGATTTTACGTAACATACCAAAGGGAACTGAAAAGCTGAATCTAATGGCTTTTGAAAGAGGCCTCGAATATGGAAAAGCCCTCCTAAAAATGAAAGGGTGA
- a CDS encoding zinc-dependent dehydrogenase: MKVAVYYGPNDIRVEERPQPQIGPDEILVEMKACGICGSDLMDWYLENRAPLVLGHEPAGNVVEVGKDVETFNIGDRVFVHHHVACLTCHYCIHGDYTMCQQFTKTHITPGGFAEYFKVPAPNLKIDTFKIPDKISFEEATLIEPVACCIRAIRKCNIQPGDTVAVVGAGPSGIVHALLAKHLGASQVLISDLVDYRLKAAEKLAAALAINAGKEDFVKTVRETTEGRGADVVIVTAPNVKAYTEGLRACRKGGTLCVFAPTSPQQKMEISPNKLFFNEIKIIPSYSTSHIETRIALKMISSKAIDAKALITHRFPLEKIAEAFKTAKESKECLKIVVLNEKQ; encoded by the coding sequence ATGAAAGTAGCGGTTTATTACGGTCCTAACGACATAAGAGTTGAGGAAAGACCTCAACCGCAAATCGGCCCAGACGAAATCTTAGTTGAAATGAAGGCATGTGGAATATGCGGTTCAGACTTGATGGACTGGTACTTAGAAAATAGGGCCCCACTTGTTTTAGGCCACGAACCCGCCGGAAACGTCGTTGAAGTTGGAAAGGATGTTGAAACTTTCAACATTGGCGACAGAGTCTTTGTTCACCATCATGTAGCATGCTTAACATGCCACTACTGCATCCACGGAGACTACACCATGTGCCAACAATTCACGAAAACCCACATAACCCCCGGAGGATTCGCAGAGTACTTCAAAGTCCCAGCTCCAAACCTAAAAATAGACACGTTTAAAATTCCGGACAAAATCTCCTTTGAAGAAGCAACTCTAATAGAGCCCGTAGCATGTTGCATTAGGGCGATAAGAAAATGTAATATTCAACCCGGAGACACTGTTGCAGTTGTTGGAGCCGGACCGTCTGGAATAGTTCATGCATTACTGGCTAAACATTTAGGTGCAAGCCAAGTTTTAATCAGCGACCTTGTTGATTATAGGCTTAAAGCCGCAGAGAAACTTGCAGCAGCCTTAGCCATTAACGCTGGAAAAGAAGACTTTGTTAAAACGGTGAGGGAAACAACTGAAGGTAGGGGAGCCGACGTTGTCATTGTTACAGCCCCAAACGTTAAAGCTTACACGGAAGGGTTACGAGCATGCCGTAAAGGCGGAACCCTATGCGTTTTCGCTCCAACATCTCCACAGCAGAAAATGGAGATAAGCCCTAACAAGCTCTTCTTTAACGAAATAAAGATAATTCCATCCTATTCAACATCCCATATTGAAACAAGAATAGCCCTAAAAATGATAAGCTCAAAAGCAATCGATGCTAAGGCGCTTATAACTCACCGTTTCCCACTTGAAAAAATAGCTGAAGCATTCAAAACTGCAAAAGAAAGCAAAGAATGCCTAAAAATTGTTGTTTTAAACGAAAAGCAGTGA
- a CDS encoding ferredoxin family protein, whose product MSEPSDKEKIKKPIAEIHIIRDQCKGCGYCIEFCPKNVLEKSNELNKLGVHFPVAARPEECVICSFCSAICPELAIFVLEKKTEEFNDE is encoded by the coding sequence ATGAGTGAACCTTCAGATAAGGAGAAAATAAAAAAGCCGATAGCTGAAATTCACATAATACGTGATCAATGTAAGGGCTGCGGTTACTGCATAGAATTCTGCCCGAAAAATGTTCTGGAAAAATCGAACGAACTTAACAAACTAGGCGTACACTTTCCAGTCGCAGCACGACCAGAAGAATGCGTTATCTGCAGTTTCTGCAGTGCAATATGCCCAGAATTGGCAATTTTTGTACTTGAAAAGAAAACGGAGGAATTTAATGATGAATGA
- a CDS encoding zinc-dependent dehydrogenase produces the protein MKAAMLYGVKDLRIEDIEVPKVGPGEVLVKVKAATTCGTDLKIFKRGYVSRVIKLPTVFGHEWAGEVAEVGEGVSWPKIGMRVRAGNSAPCLRCKMCQKGYYNLCEDMIWLWGAYAEYIKIPARMVLVNMQEIPSNLSYEEAALTEPLACVLHGIEKAEVGLGDTVAILGAGPIGLMHLLCAKQLGASKTIIIDLIEERLEFAEKLGADETVNAGEKNVVNEVRKLTDGYGADIVIEAIGLPQTWEQALKLVRRGGTVLEFGGCPPDTEIKISTELLHYDQIRVMGAFHATPFHFRKALNLIASGTINVKPLITKRMPLEKIKEAFNLLLTSKKDIKIAIIP, from the coding sequence ATGAAAGCCGCAATGCTCTACGGAGTTAAAGACTTAAGAATAGAAGATATTGAGGTTCCGAAAGTTGGACCCGGAGAAGTCTTAGTTAAGGTTAAGGCAGCCACAACTTGCGGAACAGACTTAAAAATATTCAAGAGAGGCTACGTAAGCAGAGTTATCAAGCTTCCAACGGTTTTTGGCCACGAATGGGCGGGGGAAGTAGCTGAAGTAGGCGAAGGAGTTTCATGGCCGAAAATAGGCATGAGAGTTAGAGCTGGAAACAGCGCCCCATGCCTAAGATGTAAAATGTGCCAGAAAGGCTACTACAACCTTTGCGAAGACATGATATGGCTTTGGGGAGCCTACGCTGAGTACATAAAAATTCCCGCAAGAATGGTCCTCGTAAACATGCAGGAAATTCCAAGCAACCTCAGCTATGAGGAAGCTGCTCTAACAGAACCGCTTGCATGTGTTTTACATGGAATAGAAAAGGCAGAAGTAGGATTAGGCGATACTGTGGCTATACTCGGCGCAGGCCCAATAGGATTAATGCATCTTCTATGCGCAAAACAGCTTGGAGCCTCAAAAACAATAATCATTGATTTAATAGAGGAGAGACTTGAATTCGCAGAAAAGCTCGGGGCGGACGAAACAGTAAACGCTGGTGAGAAAAATGTTGTAAACGAAGTCCGCAAACTTACTGACGGTTACGGTGCAGACATAGTCATCGAAGCCATAGGTTTGCCTCAAACTTGGGAGCAAGCCTTAAAACTTGTTAGACGTGGAGGAACAGTCCTCGAATTTGGCGGATGCCCCCCTGACACAGAAATCAAAATTAGCACAGAGCTTCTTCACTACGACCAAATTAGAGTTATGGGAGCCTTCCACGCAACCCCGTTTCATTTTAGAAAAGCGTTAAACCTCATAGCCTCCGGAACAATAAACGTTAAACCATTAATAACGAAAAGAATGCCCCTTGAGAAAATTAAGGAGGCATTCAACCTTCTCTTAACTTCTAAAAAAGATATTAAAATCGCCATAATTCCCTAG
- a CDS encoding transcriptional regulator, producing the protein MGREDIQKLEAVLLIGTVSREDVIEKMRNGNPQDRITWIDSLAVAAGALAREKAGMTTTRIADELGRGEQTIRAHLTGKTEAGRLIRETYEMLIKGERVLPFITREKETVTTEEIEKLRQELETERKEKTELEIKLHQMQKKLENAMKTLEELIRRLKA; encoded by the coding sequence ATGGGAAGAGAGGATATCCAAAAGCTCGAGGCAGTTCTGCTAATTGGAACAGTTTCAAGAGAAGATGTAATTGAAAAAATGCGAAATGGCAACCCACAGGATAGAATAACTTGGATAGATTCTTTGGCTGTCGCTGCAGGAGCGTTAGCCAGAGAAAAAGCCGGAATGACTACTACGAGAATAGCCGACGAACTAGGAAGAGGAGAACAAACGATAAGAGCTCACCTAACTGGAAAAACAGAAGCGGGGAGGCTTATCAGAGAAACGTACGAAATGCTCATTAAAGGAGAAAGAGTACTTCCATTCATTACAAGAGAAAAGGAAACAGTCACGACAGAAGAAATAGAAAAACTGAGGCAAGAACTTGAAACAGAACGAAAAGAGAAGACAGAGCTAGAAATAAAGCTTCATCAGATGCAGAAGAAACTAGAAAATGCCATGAAAACCTTAGAAGAGCTGATTAGACGTCTTAAAGCCTAA
- a CDS encoding metallophosphoesterase → MLIGIIADTHDRLPYVEKAVKKLNEEKVELVLHAGDYVAPFVASKFKDLKADLIGVFGNNDGDKQLLRKKFSEIGAEIRGRFAEVIVDGLKIALLHGEENDLLKALINAESHDVVVHGHTHKAEIYRKGDTLVVNPGEVCAYLTGKSTIAILDTETKEAKIINL, encoded by the coding sequence ATGTTAATTGGAATAATTGCGGACACCCATGATAGGCTACCTTACGTGGAAAAAGCCGTTAAAAAGCTTAACGAGGAAAAGGTTGAGCTTGTACTGCACGCAGGAGACTATGTGGCGCCGTTTGTTGCTTCAAAGTTTAAGGATTTGAAGGCAGACTTGATAGGTGTTTTCGGAAATAACGACGGAGACAAACAGTTGCTGAGAAAAAAGTTCAGTGAAATAGGAGCTGAAATAAGGGGAAGATTCGCCGAAGTAATAGTTGACGGCTTAAAAATCGCACTTTTACATGGAGAAGAAAACGATTTACTTAAGGCTTTAATAAACGCTGAAAGCCACGACGTGGTTGTTCACGGTCACACACATAAGGCGGAAATCTACAGAAAAGGCGACACCCTAGTTGTGAACCCAGGAGAAGTATGCGCCTACTTAACCGGAAAATCAACCATAGCAATACTTGACACAGAAACCAAAGAAGCAAAAATCATCAACTTATAA
- a CDS encoding molybdenum cofactor biosynthesis protein MoaE, which produces MTLSSVHRKGSISLNEIIEKMKANPDFPKAGAISIFIGVVRGVTNTEDTVEKLEIEAYEEKANEVLRTICEDLKKHDGIIDVQIHHFLGEFKVGEDLVYVVVAGTHRKNVFHVLTEAVERYKKEAPIFKKEYVVTKNGEKKSYWVSEVDQEL; this is translated from the coding sequence ATGACTTTGTCAAGTGTCCACAGGAAAGGGAGTATTTCGCTCAATGAAATAATTGAAAAAATGAAGGCTAATCCAGACTTCCCAAAGGCTGGGGCAATTTCAATTTTCATAGGTGTTGTAAGGGGAGTAACAAATACTGAAGATACTGTTGAAAAGCTTGAAATTGAAGCTTATGAAGAGAAGGCAAATGAAGTTTTGAGGACAATTTGTGAAGACTTGAAAAAACACGATGGAATAATAGATGTGCAAATTCATCACTTTTTAGGCGAGTTTAAAGTGGGCGAAGACCTTGTATACGTAGTTGTTGCCGGAACCCATCGTAAAAACGTTTTCCACGTTTTAACTGAAGCAGTAGAGAGATACAAGAAGGAAGCACCAATATTCAAGAAGGAGTACGTAGTCACAAAAAACGGTGAAAAGAAGAGTTACTGGGTCAGTGAGGTAGACCAAGAACTGTAA
- a CDS encoding 2-oxoacid:acceptor oxidoreductase subunit alpha, producing MNENRAVLTGRHFLSGDYACAEGAIAAGCRFFAGYPITPATEIAERMARRLPEVGGVYIQMEDELGSIAAVIGASYAGVKAMTATSGPGFSLMQENIGLAVMTETPLVIVVVMRGSPSTGQPTKPGQQEIMQAKWGSHGDYEIIALAPASVQEMFDLTIECFNLAEEFRVPVFLLADETVAHMWERVVIPEPDEIKIVNRKKPKVSPADYIPFKPDEDLVPPMACFGEGYRVHVTGLTHDERGYPRTDSPEIQSQLVRRLCDKIRKNSHKIIKTKEFMLEDAEVAVVTYGIPSRAALSAVKMAREEGIKAGLLRLVTVWPFPEKQIAELASKVKGIVVLEMNYGQIVREVERAAKETPVCFVPKFGEDLHSPREIFENLKEMVKS from the coding sequence ATGAATGAAAATAGGGCGGTATTAACTGGAAGACACTTCCTAAGCGGAGACTACGCCTGCGCAGAGGGCGCAATAGCCGCAGGCTGCAGATTCTTCGCTGGATATCCAATTACGCCAGCTACAGAGATAGCTGAAAGAATGGCTAGGAGATTACCTGAAGTAGGCGGAGTCTACATTCAAATGGAAGACGAGTTGGGCTCAATAGCCGCCGTCATAGGTGCTTCTTACGCTGGAGTTAAGGCCATGACGGCTACTTCTGGACCTGGCTTCAGTCTAATGCAAGAGAATATAGGCTTGGCGGTTATGACTGAAACTCCGCTTGTAATAGTTGTCGTCATGCGTGGAAGCCCAAGCACGGGACAGCCAACCAAGCCTGGACAGCAGGAGATTATGCAAGCGAAATGGGGTTCACATGGAGACTACGAAATTATTGCTTTGGCCCCGGCGTCTGTTCAGGAAATGTTTGACTTAACAATTGAATGTTTTAATTTAGCTGAAGAATTTCGAGTTCCAGTTTTCCTCTTAGCCGACGAAACTGTAGCCCATATGTGGGAAAGAGTAGTAATTCCAGAGCCAGACGAGATTAAAATTGTCAATCGAAAAAAGCCTAAAGTTTCACCGGCAGATTACATTCCGTTCAAACCCGATGAAGATTTGGTTCCGCCTATGGCTTGTTTCGGAGAGGGCTACAGAGTCCATGTTACTGGCTTAACTCATGATGAACGAGGCTATCCTCGAACAGACAGCCCTGAAATTCAATCACAGCTTGTCCGAAGATTATGCGACAAAATAAGGAAGAATTCGCATAAAATAATTAAAACCAAAGAGTTTATGCTTGAAGATGCAGAAGTAGCCGTTGTAACTTATGGGATTCCTTCTAGGGCTGCTTTGAGCGCCGTTAAAATGGCTAGGGAAGAAGGGATTAAAGCTGGACTTCTTAGATTGGTTACTGTTTGGCCATTTCCGGAGAAACAAATAGCAGAATTAGCCAGCAAAGTGAAGGGGATAGTTGTTTTAGAAATGAATTATGGGCAGATTGTCCGTGAAGTTGAAAGAGCAGCGAAGGAAACTCCGGTTTGTTTTGTACCAAAATTCGGTGAGGACTTGCACTCACCCCGAGAAATTTTTGAAAATCTAAAGGAGATGGTTAAAAGTTGA